In Legionella sp. PATHC035, a genomic segment contains:
- a CDS encoding nicotinate phosphoribosyltransferase has protein sequence MFDFTGSYTDQYQLTMAQVYFLKGHQNTTAVFDYFFRKLPFGSGYAVFAGLADLLEILENYHFNEADLDFLTSKGMHPEFLEYLKTFRFNGTIYAPSEGDIVFPTAPIVTVEANMLEAQLIETILLNLLNFQTLIATKASRIRHVAGDGQLVDFGLRRAQGPGGYFASRAAIVGGFDATSNVCAGRDYDIPISGTMAHSFIQSYDSELAAFRDFAEIWPNNCTLLVDTYSTLESGVPHAIRIGKEMEQQGHRLHAIRLDSGDLADLAKKSRHMLNEAGLHYVKIVASNQLDEWKIKTLREQKAPIDIFGVGTNLVIGAPDAALDGVYKLAFANEKPRLKLSESTTKITLPYKKQVFRLVHQDAFLGMDVVGLMDETKLDKVYAPFEMEQLLSHDNYRQEPLLQKVMEDGKRLMPSKTLQEIAEFSSARLSQLPEEYKRLDEPSTYQVGLSEQLKTKRNELIKKYKNEF, from the coding sequence ATGTTTGATTTTACCGGAAGTTATACCGATCAATATCAATTAACGATGGCACAGGTTTATTTTTTGAAAGGCCACCAAAATACGACTGCTGTCTTTGATTATTTTTTTAGAAAACTTCCATTTGGTTCGGGATACGCTGTTTTTGCCGGTTTAGCAGACTTATTGGAAATACTAGAAAACTATCATTTCAATGAAGCTGATCTTGATTTTTTAACAAGTAAAGGGATGCATCCTGAGTTTCTTGAGTATCTGAAAACCTTTCGCTTTAATGGAACTATTTATGCTCCATCAGAAGGAGATATCGTTTTTCCCACAGCACCCATTGTGACCGTAGAAGCCAATATGCTCGAGGCACAATTGATTGAAACCATTCTTTTAAATTTACTCAACTTTCAAACCCTCATCGCAACAAAAGCAAGCCGAATACGACACGTTGCAGGAGATGGTCAATTAGTTGATTTTGGTTTACGTAGAGCACAAGGCCCGGGAGGGTATTTTGCCAGTCGTGCGGCGATTGTTGGTGGTTTTGATGCAACAAGTAATGTCTGTGCAGGACGTGATTATGATATTCCTATTTCTGGAACTATGGCTCATTCATTCATCCAAAGTTATGACAGTGAATTAGCTGCATTTCGTGATTTTGCTGAAATCTGGCCTAATAATTGTACTCTGCTTGTTGATACATACAGTACTCTGGAAAGCGGTGTACCTCATGCGATTCGCATAGGCAAAGAAATGGAGCAACAGGGGCATCGATTGCATGCAATTCGCTTAGATAGTGGTGATTTGGCAGATTTGGCAAAAAAATCACGCCACATGTTAAATGAAGCAGGATTGCATTATGTAAAAATAGTTGCCTCCAATCAATTAGATGAATGGAAAATTAAAACCCTGCGTGAACAAAAAGCACCTATTGATATTTTTGGTGTGGGGACAAATTTGGTTATCGGCGCCCCGGATGCTGCTTTAGATGGAGTATATAAACTGGCTTTTGCCAATGAAAAACCACGACTTAAACTTTCTGAATCAACAACAAAAATCACTTTACCTTATAAAAAACAAGTATTTCGCCTAGTGCATCAGGATGCCTTCTTAGGCATGGACGTTGTTGGACTTATGGATGAGACGAAATTAGATAAAGTCTACGCTCCTTTTGAAATGGAGCAATTGTTATCTCACGATAATTATCGGCAAGAACCTTTATTGCAAAAAGTCATGGAAGACGGCAAGCGGCTTATGCCATCAAAAACCTTACAGGAAATCGCCGAATTCAGTAGCGCACGATTGAGTCAACTACCTGAAGAATACAAACGGCTTGATGAACCCAGCACCTATCAGGTAGGTTTAAGCGAACAACTTAAAACAAAACGCAATGAACTCATTAAAAAATATAAAAATGAGTTCTAA